One Peptococcaceae bacterium genomic window, GAGCGGCATTTTCCAGAATCAACTCGTTCAGGGCTTTGTCTTTCTCTCCAAAAAGAATATGGATATAGGCCTCCGCGCCGTCACGACCTGCGCGGCCTGCCAGCTGGTTAAACTCTGCCCGGGAAAAGCAGAGGTGATAAAGGACAACGTGCTTGATGTCGGGTATGTCTATCCCTTCGCCGAAGGCACTCGTTGTGACCATTACCCGCAGCGCCCCCTGGCGGAACATGTCCTCCAGGGTTTTTCGGTATTCGCGGTTCAAACCGCCGTGGTAGAATGCTATTTCCTCCCGGGCCGGCGGGTAAAAAAGGCGGAGATCGCCTGCTAACTGGTAGGCCTGTTTTCTGCTGTTTACATAAATTACAATCCTCTCCCCGCCGGAAACAAGGTTGATAAGATAAGCCAGTTTGTCTTTTTCCTCCCGCCTGTCAACCAGGCGAAGATTAACCCTGGTATGCTCTTCAACGATGACCCGCTCGCAGGATAAGGCATCGACAATTGCTTGGCCGGTTTCATCTCCGGCTGTTGCGGTAACCGCCAGCGCCTGCGGTGAGCCGAGCTCGCGCCAGGTTCCCGGCAGCAGCCTGTATCCCCGACGCTTGCCGCAGGCCAAGTGGTGGGCTTCGTCAACCACAAGAAGCCCCAGAATGCCGGAAACGCTTTTGAATTTCTCCCGGTGATAAGCAAGAAATTCGGGAGTGGTCAGCACAATATCGATATTTCCCTGGATCATTCGATGAAAAAATTGCCTTTTTTCTTCGATGCTGGCGGCGCCGCTTATTGCTTCCACCATTACCCCCAGGCCGGCCATCTTTGGCCAAAGATGCTGCAGCTGATCGTTGAGCAGGGAGCGTAAGGGATAAACAATAACTGTAACCTGTCTTCTCACCAGGGCGAAATAGGCGGACACACTCTGGAAAACGGCGGATTTACCCCTCCCGGTCGCAAAAACAACCAGTGAATTGTGCCCCGCTTTTAAGGCCTCGATGGCTTCCCTTTGTTTTTCGCGGTAGCCGTTTTTCCCTAAAACCGCCTGCCTGATCCTCTCCTCTATTTCCCCGGGCTGGAGACGGGCGATTTGCCGTCTTTTTTCTTCAAGACTGGCCGGGTCTGTCTCCAGCCCGGTTTTTTTTATGCAGATATTAACACCCAGGCTTTTCCTTTCACAACCTGTAACCCGGACAACGAAAGCCTCATAAAGAACACCCCTGTCCAGGGCGGGAGCCAGGTTGCGCGCCAGGCGGGAGTTCAAATAGCCGATGCGCACGCCCTGCCAGAAAACGGCAACAGCATGGCGGTCACAGGCGTTGCCGGCTTCACGCCTTATTTCCACGCTATCGCCATCCTGGATGTCCTTGATAACATCCTGCCGGTTTTCAAAAGTCACCCCGGCAAGTTTCGTGAAAAATTCTTCGCGATTAACGACATCCCGGTAAAAATCGTCCTCCAGCCAAACTTGGCCTTCCTGGTAAAGACGATCCAAAAAAGATGCGGGCTGAAAAGGGTCGTCCCTATCCCGGCTGGATTTCAGGTGTTTTATGACCAGCTGCAATTCAGTTCGCCCGTTATAAGTATTAATATCCGGATAAAAAGCCACGTCGCACCTGTCCCAGGAGTCTACCAGCTCTTTTAAACTTCCTTTTTGAAAAGCAATGCCGTCCAGCCAGCCGTTTTCGCCGAGCAACCGCAGTTTGAGATGCGCTCCTCCGGCGCCCACCTTCCGGCAGTTCACGAGCTGCCGGGCTCTCAACACTAAAAGCGGACTAGCATTATGATAACCGAAAGGAGCCATCATTGCAATCTCCTCAACCAAACCAGGAGTCAAATCTTGACAAGATACTTCGCAGTCCGCGTTGATCACCGGGACCATGTCTTTTTCCTGCAGAACCTCCCCGGCAAATCTCTCCAGGGTCTCTTTCAAGGAGGGTACCTGCTCCTGCCGCACTGATAAACCCGCCGCCATTTCATGCCCGCCGAAAGTAAGCAGCATCTCCTTGCCGTATTCGAGAGCCTCGTAAAGGTTAAATCCCGGAATGCTCCTGCCCGAACCTTTCCCCAGGCCCTTCTCCAGGCTGATCATTATCACCGGCCGGTAATACTTTTCAGCCAGGCGCGAGGCCACAATCCCGATTACTCCTGGATGCCAGCCTTCGGATGCAAGGACGATAACTTTTTCTTCGGAAAGGTCCACCTGGTTCTGCACCATAGCCTCGGCCTGTTTCAGGATTCTCATCTCCAGGTTTTGCCTAGCCCTGTTCTCCTTATCCAGAAATGCCGCCGCTTCCCTGCACCGCTCCTCATCCTCCGCCAGGAGCAGCTCCACTCCCAGGTCCGCCCTGCCCAAACGCCCGCAGGCATTAAGACGCGGCGCCAGGATAAAGCCGGCCTGTTCCGCCGTAATATCTCTCCCGGCCGTGCCGCACACTTCCATGAGGGCTGCCAGCCCCGGGCGTTTCCCCTGCCGGAGCAGGGGAAGCCCTTCCTTGACAAGTATCCTGTTCTCGCCGCACAGGGGAACAATATCGGCAATCGTGCCCAAGGCCACCAGGTCCAGGTACTCTTCACACATTTTTTCATTCCCGAACATACAGGATACAGCCTGTCCAAGTTTAAACGCGACCCCCACGCCGGCCAGGTTAAACCAGGGATATTCTTCCCCGGCCAGTTTTGGATTGACCAGTGCCTGAGCCTTGGGCAAAATCGGCGGGGGCTGGTGATGGTCTGTAATAACCACATCCAATCCCAGCTGCGCAGCGTATTCCGTTTCTTCGACCGCAGAGATGCCGCAGTCGACGGTTAGGACCATCCCCGCTCCCCTGTCCCTTATTTCCTCTAAGGCCTGTTTGTTTAACCCGTACCCCTCGTCCAGGCGGGCAGGGATATAATAATCGACTTTACCCCCCAGCCTTCGCAAAAGCTGTACAAGAAGCGCAGTAGAA contains:
- the recJ gene encoding single-stranded-DNA-specific exonuclease RecJ is translated as MQEKCIWRVGKTENEKAAHLASQLGISPTAAGILINRGFDSPAKARAYLYASFNDLRDPLEIPGMKQAAERVFEAVRKSEHISIYGDYDVDGITSTALLVQLLRRLGGKVDYYIPARLDEGYGLNKQALEEIRDRGAGMVLTVDCGISAVEETEYAAQLGLDVVITDHHQPPPILPKAQALVNPKLAGEEYPWFNLAGVGVAFKLGQAVSCMFGNEKMCEEYLDLVALGTIADIVPLCGENRILVKEGLPLLRQGKRPGLAALMEVCGTAGRDITAEQAGFILAPRLNACGRLGRADLGVELLLAEDEERCREAAAFLDKENRARQNLEMRILKQAEAMVQNQVDLSEEKVIVLASEGWHPGVIGIVASRLAEKYYRPVIMISLEKGLGKGSGRSIPGFNLYEALEYGKEMLLTFGGHEMAAGLSVRQEQVPSLKETLERFAGEVLQEKDMVPVINADCEVSCQDLTPGLVEEIAMMAPFGYHNASPLLVLRARQLVNCRKVGAGGAHLKLRLLGENGWLDGIAFQKGSLKELVDSWDRCDVAFYPDINTYNGRTELQLVIKHLKSSRDRDDPFQPASFLDRLYQEGQVWLEDDFYRDVVNREEFFTKLAGVTFENRQDVIKDIQDGDSVEIRREAGNACDRHAVAVFWQGVRIGYLNSRLARNLAPALDRGVLYEAFVVRVTGCERKSLGVNICIKKTGLETDPASLEEKRRQIARLQPGEIEERIRQAVLGKNGYREKQREAIEALKAGHNSLVVFATGRGKSAVFQSVSAYFALVRRQVTVIVYPLRSLLNDQLQHLWPKMAGLGVMVEAISGAASIEEKRQFFHRMIQGNIDIVLTTPEFLAYHREKFKSVSGILGLLVVDEAHHLACGKRRGYRLLPGTWRELGSPQALAVTATAGDETGQAIVDALSCERVIVEEHTRVNLRLVDRREEKDKLAYLINLVSGGERIVIYVNSRKQAYQLAGDLRLFYPPAREEIAFYHGGLNREYRKTLEDMFRQGALRVMVTTSAFGEGIDIPDIKHVVLYHLCFSRAEFNQLAGRAGRDGAEAYIHILFGEKDKALNELILENAAPSREVLRKVYLYLREMAQKANPLQVTNAEIKEAMQAAGLKNFREQTASACLAILEELGLVLREMEGNRRQIHFAPPPPGKLDLSDSVRYLEGLGEWEEFQEFSAFALQENSEEILAAVNKPIIPGKGLRLHSR